One Gossypium hirsutum isolate 1008001.06 chromosome A08, Gossypium_hirsutum_v2.1, whole genome shotgun sequence genomic window, ccacatcttcctcgttactctcagcagctcttttatttcgcagtttataacaatctgctttgacgtgacctaactttttgcaatagcgacaccttttgtctcgtttctttgatgctaccaaaacggaagcttgtctatctgctttgctattcaaatcaaactcattgtcgagtttgtctctactcaacaaatgacccttcacatcttcgaacgagagtttgtctctgccataaatcagggtctccctgaaagacttgtatgaagagggtaaagagcacaataatagcatagcttgatcttcatcgtcaatatgaacctcaacgttctttaaatcatttaaaagagtaatgaattgactgatgtgatctttaagaagctcaccttcgttcatgcgaaacgtaaatagacgttgtttcaacactaaacggttagccagagacttagtcgcataaagagtttctaaccttttccacaaggcgaatgaggtcttctccatcaatagctcctgcaatactgtatttgcgaggcacaactggattgcagacaaggccttttcatcaagctcttcccattctgtttgatttagattctcaggctttttccctgtaacaacctttttcaagccattttgaactagaattgccatcatccgaacttgccacagattgaaatttgtctcaccatcgaacttctcaatttcaaaccttgttgttgccatctctgaccgggctgatctatgaaagttaaactagctctgataccacttgtaaggatcgtcccgattaagcaacgaacaagtaaaaatagtagaagaaattgagaatatgaacacacaaatttaacgtggaaaaacccctcaaaagaggataaaaaatcacgggcaaagataattttactataatggcaaaagaatgaagagtacaaaagatggagataaaaactaaaccccgaaaacccgaaaaacaaagaaccctcaaacgtaaacacaaaattctctgaatgtgttatgagttctaatctaatgggtgtctcttaattctaagattgtaaaggagcctatttataggctaaattagtaagtcaaataaactatactaataaatgctaaatatattatactaataaatactaaatcttctaaaaagaaaatatatttttgtttaacttacttgcaagcaatctcttaaaatttgggtcacacaattctaacaataatattatattttattttttgaaaaaaaaagtgcgTCAAAAATGGTTGGCATAGTTAGAATATGACTGCACAATTTTGGAGTTTATGGGGCACGTTTTGCACTTTTAGGCTTAAGCAGCTTTCCTATGACTTGTCTTTAAATGTGAAAACGACATGACGTTAGTGGAAAAAACAAACGACAtgacattgtttttttttcttggtaaAAAGTCTCTCATGGACactctaaaaaaaaatcaaagtaataTAATTTATGTCAATTTTGGAAACAAAATTTTAAGGATAATCAATCATAAAGTTaagatttttgtttattttacatcattttaattggtataataattaatttaggcattaaaaataattatttttttgtctacttttaaatatttttttaagctaaatttatttatattaaatttttaaatttttagatttttttttaaaaaaattcattcatttttagCACCAAATAGATTGAATATATAAACATTGAGGGCTTttgttattatttcaattaagaTTATATACCATTGaccaaaaaaattaactaatttaattaattgacctTAGTTGcttactttcaaaattaataggAACTTGAGAcgtatttttacctttttttttgtaaagggGTTGTATATTTTGACAGGTTATCCTTTGAGTTATGAAGGACTTCTTTTATTTGCATGTTTGTATTTGTATTATGTTGgtcttataattttttaaaaatttataaatttatgtcagttgagttttaactcgattgataTCGGTATTGTTACTAGTGCAGGAAAACATGGATATGAGTATGTTGAAGTACATTATCATCCTATTTAAGGGTTAGAGAGAGATTATGCGTAGTTCtatgtattatattaaaaagagTATATATAATaagaacctataataaaattaatgttaaaaaaattataaatttattaaatcctTTAATCATGAATATATAATATAGTAGTGAAAACGGATTGTATGAAATAATgatattattcattttcaatagtTTTATACCATATCAacaattttattctaaatttcaagaatttaatttggtttgatttttttaggatgagaattttgatttgacataaaattattaaaaaaagagatACAAATGATGTGACATCATTATTTCATATTATCATTTTCCAATAGTAAAATACACGTCATGTTTATTTTGTTTCctcgaaaaaaattaatatattttctctctatatatataacATTGGTTTGCAAGAAGAATATtggtaataaattaaaaaaaaaagtactcGCATggagaaattaattaaaaataaataaaaaagttgtcTTAAGGTGCAAGaagaaattaattaaagaaaggagaaaagaacaataaattaaaaaaagtcatTGTGGCGTTTTACAGTATGCATATTATCAGCTTTTATGCTTATAATTTATTGTTTTCACTTATAACCCATTTTCTCGAAAACTAAATCTACGACTGTTTACAACTATgggattaaaatatttataattcagCAAACGCAACTGTTTTCTTCCCGTCATGTGCTTTACGGAAAAAATGTTTGACGTAATCTGAATAAAGAACTTGTTTATAAATCGGCTTCTCACCATTTTCGATTAATTCGGGCAATGGTCCGATCATGTCACTAGGTCTTGGGTTTACGAAAATAGGGACGGAAATTCTGTTATTGCTTCCGTTGGCAACCACACGATGTTCCACACTCTTGTACTTTCCATTGCTCATTATCTGCAATGCATCTCCGATGTTGATCACGAGAGAACCCTTGATCGGAGGAACATGGATCCAATTATCTCCGTCATTTCCTCTAACAAAAAGTCCACCGATTTCATCTTGAAGGAGAATTGTAAGGGTCGAAACATCAGAGTGTCGACCAACTCCAACAGTGAGTTCGGGGTTAGGACATTTGGGATAATAGTTAAGGTTAGTCCTCATCGAACCCATCAACAAGGATTCTTTGGTTTCATCAATCTCATTCACATTTAGACCCTTCATTAGCACTTTTAATAACTGTTTAATTACGACTTCGGACTTCCTCATATAATCCAGCACTTGCTCCCTATAACCAAAAAAGAAATCGATTAATATGCTTGTTAGCTAATTATGTGCATGTCAAGTACGATTGAGAAAATCAGATTAAATTTGTCGGTTGAATTAATTGAATGAGGTATCTGAtatggttatatatataataaaaaattagacAATTAATCAAAGAcatatttaagattttttaagaaaatatatggTTAGGATcttttatgatgaaaatatatatttacctgCAAACGGAAGGCCATAGTGCAAAAGCTTCCTCTTCAGAGACATAAAACAAGCTAAGGTAATCTTTCCATTCAAGTGCCTTTTCAGCTTGAGGTGTAAAACTCGTGCCGAACCTAACATTGTTTGACAACGAATGTTCCTTGGAATACTTATTCTTAACCTCAGCTGCTAACCCAAAGAATTTGTAAGTAGCATCTTTAACATTTTCCAGAACTTCAATCGGTACATCATGGTTAACAATCTGAAAGAACCCCCATTTCGAAGCCGCTTCGCAGATCGACTTCTTCACTTCGGGGTCATCCGGATTTGACATGTCGATGACGGGGATTGATTCTTGAGCTTGAACGTTGGTCATGCACATCCTTTCTTCCAAAGGCTGGATGTATTGTTTTGGAAGAGCTTTCAGACCCATTTCGGATAAACCCTTCACTCCATTCCCTTGGTTAATAACGAAATCAATGAGAACTGAGGAATCGCTGAATGGTTCGGAAAGTGATGGAGCCATTGTTTTTGGTGAAGAGATTTGGTTTGGATAGTGTTTGCAAGAGAAAGCAATGATGAAAGCTTGGTTTCAATCCACAGCTATTTATACACAATTTCCCGTCTGAAAGCCTCACCAAccctaataacattataatattcaaatatttgaaattttaaaagaaaaaaaatggtcaAAAATGGTGAGCACTGTCGCAGCTCaattttttgaattgatttgCCACTTATTGTAACTTTCCTACAACTTTCTTTTAAATGCTAAAACACGACATTATTCGTACGACTTTGACACCTTTTCAGCTTTAGCCAACCTTCTTACAACTTTCTTTTAAATGTTAAAACACGACATTATTCGTACGACTTTGGCACTAAACTGgaaaaaaattcatccatttttctaaaaGATTAATCCATGCTTCTATCATATAAAAGGATCAGTCCCTATACTAAACACATCaattcattttcattaaaaaatttattaagaaaaagATTGATCCTTATATTAAAGGGATGAATCCcttttttgtaaaataatatatTGACTCAATTTAAGTAgcgaacaagtaaaaaatagtgaaagaaattgaaaaattaaacacacaaatttaatgtaaaaaaaactcatctaaagaggataaaaaaccacgggtaataTATTCTATCATACATTCTACTTTTgcatttgtttttaatatatacatgatattgtATAGGATGAATAGTAGATATAGAGGAAAATGGAAATTTCAAGAGGTTCATAATTGTTTTTCCGGAAAAAATCATATATCTAGTAGGAATTTTATAGAAAGAGCTATTGTTTATAAAAATGAAACTCAAACAACTAAAAGACACTTTGAAAATTAAAGAAGATTAATTCAACTTTCACTATTGCATATATATAGATCGGAGAATCAATATCTCAGAAGATGttatcaaaatatatatagatataaactTCATGTTAGGTCGTGGAAATTAGCCTATATGTTCATTACTTTAAGTGAAAACTTCAGTTTGATGATGCAATATTAGCAATATTTCTACATGCCTTCGTTGGTAAGTAAAGTACTACGTTGTATCCAATGTTAAATCTCTTTGTGCATTTCATATTTGGTTACTAAAATTTCGCAAATAGCCTTCAAAAAGATATGCCTCAACTTTTCTCTTGAAAAAAAGGTCGTCATTTAGTTAAAAGTCTTGATATgtgacttaatattttttttttatgaattaaatgtgtaaagTCCATGATactttagttgttttttttttatgaatatctaTCGATATTCTAATCTTTATTGTACAATTTGTCAATTACAAGATAAAGTTTAACTATTCAAAGGTATTTACATGTGCATTGGTTCAAATTTCAAACTTAGATCATATAAACCTTTAATTTTCTTGCcgtcaaaattttattaatacattgcttgaTAATGATTTTAGTAAACTTTAGTTATGTTTTTATTATGattcaataaaaaatagtttACAATTTTATgggttatttcaattttaattgtgaaattattttttattacaatatttcttaaaaatttctttaattttgttatatattttttattttaattaaatttcaattaaataatattatttctaaataaataattgtCGTTGTCTATTTTTATTATCAATTGGATTATATTTTACTACACAATAAAATTAAACATCGTTATGTATAAGCATTTGAAACCAAATATATCATTGCTAAAATTAACTTTACACAATCACTAAAAGTCGTTATGTAGCATAAAACGTATCCAATTATTATGTCGTTGCAAATTAATATTTCGTAGCTATATAAATATTGTTAGTAAAAGTATTaacaattatattattattgcgTAAAGAATTTGACAAACACATTTTATggttgttaaaataaatttttgacaaTGACATATAGCTGATGTGTAATAATACACAACCAATTAAAATATCATTGCAAAAGAATATTTGGCAACCAATAGTATTATTGTTACGTAAACAATTTGGCAAACATATCTTATGGTTGTTAAAACATTTTTTGTTTTTGGAAATAACATTTAGTCGTCGTGTAATGTAATACACAACCAACTAAAATATCGTTACAAAATAATATTTGACAACCATTATATTGTTGTTACGTAAAAGATTTAGCATCTAAATTTACATTGTTACAAATCCTATTTTGCAACTAGTATATTGttgttatataataatttttgtaactGAAATATTGCCGTTGAGTTATAAATTTCGTAACCAATTTTGTTGTAACTAAACATTTTTacacaaataaataaagttattaaaaaagcattatatttgaaaatgaaaaaagttgttgcaatatatataattaaaaatgagtttttaatttttaaagtcgTTGCGCATACTTTAGACAACATAGGTATACGCAACAACTTTGCAACAACTTTTTGTcgttacaataaaattttaacaacattAATACAACACTTAATAACAACTTTTAGCATTGGTAATACCCTCTTTTTCTTGTAGCGACAGTTGATAAAAATGGAAGTTTTGGGTTGTAAGTATTGAGGTTTGATACTCATAATGTGTAATTATATGTGTAGGTTTCTAAATCCTATCATGTGTTGTTGCTATGTGTGCTTCGATTTTTAATTATGTTGGTTGGTGTTAGTATGAGTTATTCTAGTCCTTACTTTATTTATGTATAATTGATGCATTAgtctaaattattttaattctcgATCTATTTATACTgtaatagtttaataattttttttcaaattttctcccTTTTCCATTCTTAATCTATTGCTTTATTGATTACAAACagtttttttattgaaaagttACCATAAGTAATTATAATCCAATACCAAAAAGGAAGTATtgaccttttcttttatttattttttattgttgaaAGTTATAAATTTCTAATTGAGTCGGTGTCATGAGTTAATcagataataatttaattaaaattattaaaatattatttttatttaaaataaattaaattattcgaaagtactttaatctttttatttaaacccaagttaaatgcattagaaaaactttaaatttaccacATAACAAAAGCTTCATCTTTTTTTAGCTCAATCAATTGATTACAAGCGAAATGGAGCAATAAAAACTTCCAGCTCATGTCTGATGGATAGAACTGCAAAAAATAGTAGTATAACTTACAAAGAAATATAACAACAAGCACACTACACTAATACAAATCACCAAAAAAGCAATAGATTACCAATAAGCTTTAAAAAAGTGATTCCTGAACAGTCCAGCGTTTGCAAATGAATTAGCCATACAATTTTCTGACTATTTGTGACCACAAACTTTATCTCCACCATTCTTCTAACAAAAgcttcattttatattttatacattttaattttattatgcacattgTATTACCTAAATCaattgtatattttaataatattgttgattgagttggtctcacaagttaactcgacatatatcaactcaagattgatgacaacatCCTGATAATCAACTATAgtacatttaatattcttaatctaATATATTTACGTGTCTAaattgtaagcactaaatttttgtccgactagaattCGTGTTTAagttccaaaattttaaaaaaataaaataaaaaataaaaaaatttcaaaaaaaatacatcttagacccctaaactttccttaaattacatttagccccagaggttttgctgcatttgtgatttggtccttcagacagattacgtgatttggggcacccacttcctaGATTTTCAGGCCAAAAACATAGGTGGTTGTTCCTTCTTCACCCACTACCTGCAAATGGCATAAAAAATAAGCAAAAtggtagaaatgaaaaaggaacacacaaaaaaaagagaggattctcccatttgaaaaaaaaaagagcaaaaaaattccagcaaaaaaaaacccaaaaaaaaacatTAGCAATCAAGAGAAAAACACAGAAAGGTGGATCTTcgatttcattttatttgttttcatttcgTTTTAACTTATTCTTAGTTTCCTTTCAAATTTACTGCAAATCAATAAACAAAAAGGGGGTTGTATTACACAGATTATTaataaaaaagagaacaaaaaaggttgttttcatattttctttccttgattttttttctttctttagatttttttattttattttctgtgttaaatcttttaaaaaaataaaaataaaaaacaaaagaggGACTGAAAACTTACCTATTCTTCGCGTCCCGCCCCCATCGGAGATTCCCCGATCCAAAAGGGCGACGAAACCCCTCAGGTTTCTCGTTTAGGCCATGGAAAAGAAGAGGGGGACGAGTACTCGGAGGGCGAAATAGGAGCTTTCTCACTTGACCTTGGCGAGAGAGAGGTTTGTTTCAGAGAAATGAAAAGGGGGAAGGAAagagtttttggttttttttctcttgaaaaaaaggaccaaaatagaaaagtaggaaacttttttaaaatcatttgaaaagGTATCCTGAGTGTAGTGGGGGGTTGTGAATTCTCCCTAAAAGGGATATTTGTGCGTTTAGTCCTTTCAATTCGCAACTCCATTCAATCGGCCCCCATTtccaattttcttttgttttttttttgaattctaACCCTCAGATTTCGTTTGGTTTTTTATTAGGTCCTTGATTAACTTTCcagtatttataattttgtacccCAAATTTTAACTCGTTTTCAATCATGTCCTAAATCTATTTAATCcatttattaacttttaaaaaaatatatttcacctatgtgttatttaaaatattttatatgttatttactttaCATCTATTCCAACTTATTTAATGTATTGTTTGtttaaattcttattatttattttaacttgctttatgcatatattttatattggtctattttatatatattattattcctTACCtactatatatatgtgtacatatattctatttttaaattgttttgtacattgttgattaaattttttttctcattatttattttaaattcatttattaattattttgaaatttgttttacgttttagtcattttagtttgcgttataatatttttaattcactTGTCTTTGATTATTAATGATTAGTATTCAAGTTacatatgttatgtgattattgCCATTGTGTATGGTATAATTAGTTTATTCATATTTTCGTTATTGCCATTTGCTTGTATAATATTGTATTTGTGTTGTTATTATGTACTCtatgttatatttttgttttatctagTTTAAATCATATCATACATTAACCCAACATACTTGCCCGACTTGGATCGCTTGATTTTTTTATTCCAAACAAATAATGTACGTCGTTCAAATGCCATATTCGCTACTACTCaaaaacgaaattttccaaataaggcaatgttATGCATTTTGAGATAtcaaggaattgtgccctaacttatggggtttcgattttctcgttatttctaaatagctaaatatccttttcgagttttaaaacacacgaaactcaatttaaattaaaagacaatcttgtgctcgggaattcatggtattgtgtcataacttacgggatgtgatactccgatatctcgagataaggaaatctttaaacaaatcgatttaagttaattcaagaattttaaaatcggtattaatagaaaagatcgtatttcaagtcccttccagatttttaattttcgacattaagacactaactaatcaattcggtactaATTTTTTGGGcatgtcgagggtgctaatccttcctcgcacgtaaccgactcccgaacttattCTCTCAAGTTTCATAGACCAAAGGctctgttttagtaaactaaaattgatttattaaaacaaaggtgatccgatcacacctaataaaagattggtggcgactcccgttttaattttcactttcaaacaaagtcgatccccgttttcaaaagaatggtttcgacataaATTTtgtttactcacaatttaatcaaatttcttttattttaatatcgtacacaTTACACGtgtaattattaattagtttcaaataatatgttttattatttattgtacgttatttataaatatatttttacattttaaatatgtAGTTTTGACATGCATATACGTATAATAACATTTTTTAAGTATATTCTATTTGTATTTTACTATTtgtgtaattaattattattattgttattattattataattttgctCCATTTGTCACGTATTGAGTATTGACCCTTTTATTATTCTTTACCGAACGATTTTTCAATGAATATTAATTTAATCACTTCCATCAATTCTCCCTTTCACTTTACGTTGCTTTCCGTCCTTAGATAAACATCaacgttaaaaaaatttatattttattgtgaataattatattaagatagAATATTAAAAAGTATAATTTCTAGACACTAATAAAATAAAGTcgtattgttaaattttaaagataataatgtgttattatatactcatttatatttaatatcttttctaacttaatttaactttaattaaattacttaaaataattacttttttaaactataaacaaatattttttcttcttttacaaattttaatcatttttttcataagttaatatttttattttcgtgccatcaattttgaaaaaaagaattagTAATTTTCGTGCAACTTTTTCCATGTTattattgacacataattttggtaattactTTATCGAAAACCCTGAATCTTGAACTTAAACCCGAAATCTTAAATCTTGAACCTCGAGGTTTAAGGTTTGGGTTcaggatttaaggtttaaggttttgaTTTGGGTTTGGATTTTAGGTTCGAGATTCAATGTTCATGTTTAGGATTCAAGAGTTTGGGGTTGCAAATTCGAGATTTAAGGTTCGGGCTCAATGTTCAAGGGTTCAAGGTCACATGTTACTAGTTTGGTGTTTAGGGTtcagttttaaaatttaagggttggggttattgtttagggtttatgatttgaGGTTTTAGAATTAGAACACTAGTTTATAGTTTAAGATTTAGGTTTTGAGGTTCTAGACTTAGGGTTCATGGTTTTGGGTTTAAGGTTgagaataaaatttttttttatcaaaatcatgTGTCAATGACAGAGAAAAATAGttgaaatgttattaaataattgaaaaaggataattttactattttgtaTATATGAGGGGTAagttcatatttaattttattatttggataaaatattaataaatctttaaaactttttcattaaaattctctcttaaattttggtttttaatttttttatcaaataatagTTTTTAACGTTTAATAAGTCCTtagattaattatataaaaatttatttcaaataaaaagataaaaggttaaattatgctattagtccttgtactttgcaaaaattatgaatttagcccatgtactttaatttgatcaattttagccctatttggtcaattttagtcttGACTCAAGAAGTAGCAATTAAATcagtttagttaaatttaatttctaGTCCTATACTATGCATAAAGTTGTAGATTTCATTCATATATTCTCCAATTGAATCATCTTAAGTatctatacttttcgaattttgaaatttcagtatTGATACAAATGACAGTCATTAATCTATTAACTAGACATTTAGCGAGTAATATGAGAAAATAACAAGTTGGCATTACATTACGcataatgaatttaacaattatcatttaataacgactgaattttgaaattttgaaaagtacaatgattaaaaatgatcaaattaaagtacagagactaaatccacaacttcaTTTAAGTACAGAggctaatagtaaaatttaatcacaaataaaaaatttacatgtcggatcaactcggatcgaaatatcaaaaaattacaatatggtccattattcaatttaaataaaaaaaatgttattggATCTGAAcctatttaaatataaaatatttaacctTATCTGAGATCATATATAATATTCTAAATGATAAAACCAAATGAATATTCCATCTTTTAATATGACCTTTTcaacaaaacaaaatattttctttttatttgtgtttatttgaCTACAGTTCTATGCATACAGGGTAAAGTTTGAAATATTACCAAATATCTTTATCCTTAAATCAAGATTTTGgttatgcaatttttttaaaatattacttaTTCAATGatatatttaatgtttttatCTTCATCTTACTGTTTATATCTCCTAATTCTCTCATTGGTTATAAGCACTatagtttaatttaaaaattaaacataattaaaattattatatttattatttattttttaaagtatttatattatttataattttaaaatatgatatcaATTGATCAATTTCTTTTCAAGCGTTCTGGACCCTAAAATGGAACTCGATTAATGGGTGAGAATAATAGAATAGATGTCACACAACTCAATAATATTAAATTCATGGATAAAGTTACGTATGGTCTAAACTAAATTTTGATCACCGAAAATTACTATATTCATTAAACTGTAAATAGCTATTATATTAGTTTTTATATAGAAAtacacataataaaatttaaactcgagcctttaaaaaaaacttatttattattttattaatttttataaatatttcatattttttatattcatacattttaaaacattaaaaaaaaacagagttTGATTCAAACTTGTTTGAATTGGGTTGAAGTAATTTGAGGTTGATTAAACAAACATCAatgctaatattattatatatttgtttactGCTCCAGATCTTGTCTGGAAAAATGTGAATTAtgattattatcattataataaaCTATGCTGGAAAACTAGCTGACGTTTCTAGGATTCCATTCTTTGTTCATTGAATTTGGTAAATACccaatatttcatttttaaaatttagatgcATTTTCTAAACCATCAAAGGACTGATTCGATGAACGGCTGAAAACGTTAGGTTCtgatttgaataaataaaaaaattagaactaAAGTGATAAGTTTGAAGAATACTGGGATggagaaattaattaaaaaagaaaagaacaacaaGACAACTTACATAACACATTATCACCTTTTATGTTTATAGTTTACATTTCAGCAAATTCTATTGTTTTCTTCCCGTCGTGTCCTTTACGGAAGAAATGTTTGACGTAATCTGAATAAAGAACTTGTTTATAAATTGGTTTCTCACCATCTTTGATCAGTTCAGGAAGTGGCCCGATCATATCACTAGGTCTCGGGTTCACGAAAATGGGGACAGAGATTCTGTTATTGTATCCGTTGGCAACCACACGATGTTCCACGCTCTTGTACTTGCCGTTGCTCATTATTTGCAATGCATCTCCTACGTTGATCACAAGGGAACCCTTGATCGGAGGAACATGGATCCAATTATCACAATTGTTTTCTCTTACGAAAAGCCCTCCGATTTCATCTTGAAGGAGGATTGTGAGGGTTGAGACGTCGGAGTGTCGGCCAACTCCAACAGTGAGTTCAGGGTTAGGACATTTA contains:
- the LOC121204739 gene encoding feruloyl CoA ortho-hydroxylase F6H1-3, whose product is MAPSLSEPFSDSSVLIDFVINQGNGVKGLSEMGLKALPKQYIQPLEERMCMTNVQAQESIPVIDMSNPDDPEVKKSICEAASKWGFFQIVNHDVPIEVLENVKDATYKFFGLAAEVKNKYSKEHSLSNNVRFGTSFTPQAEKALEWKDYLSLFYVSEEEAFALWPSVCREQVLDYMRKSEVVIKQLLKVLMKGLNVNEIDETKESLLMGSMRTNLNYYPKCPNPELTVGVGRHSDVSTLTILLQDEIGGLFVRGNDGDNWIHVPPIKGSLVINIGDALQIMSNGKYKSVEHRVVANGSNNRISVPIFVNPRPSDMIGPLPELIENGEKPIYKQVLYSDYVKHFFRKAHDGKKTVAFAEL